DNA from Desulfuromonas sp. AOP6:
GTGCCGGAGGCGCTGGTCTCCGCAGCCCGGGTCGGCTTGCGGGTGCGGGTGCCGCTGGGGCGGCGGCAGGCCACCGGCTATCTGCTCGAACTGAAGGAAGGGGAGAGCGAGGGGCTGAAGGATGTGGCCGAAATCCTCGACCGCGAGCCCCTGTTCAGCCAGGAACTGGCCGCCTTTTATCTGCGGGCGGCAGAATACTATCTCTATCCCCCGGGTGAGGCCGTGCGCACGGCGCTGCCGGCCGGGTTGTCCGGACGTGGGACCGATGTGGCCGTGCTGCGCGAGCGCGTCTATTTTCCCCTGGAACAGGAAGGGCAGCCCGCCGGCGGGCGCCAGCGTGAGGTTCTCGATTACGTTCGCCGGCAGGGCCGGGTCACCCTGACGGACATCCGGGGCCTTTTTCCTGCCCCCTATGCGCCCCTGGCCCGCCTGGTCGAGTTGGGCTTTGTCCGGGAAGACGAGGTGGAGAAGGTTCGCGACCCTTTCTTCGCCGCCCCTGTTCCCGCTGACGTGCCGGTAGAGCCCTCGCCTGATCAGGCCGAAGCTTTGCGTGCAATCGAAGGCGCCTTGGAAGCCGGCGGATTTGCCCCCTTTCTGCTGCACGGCGTCACCGGCAGCGGCAAGACGGAAGTCTATCTGCGGGCCATCGCCCGGGCCGTGGCCCTAGGCCGCACGGCCCTGGTGCTGGTGCCGGAAATCGCTCTGACCCCCCAGTTGGTCGGCCGCTTTCGGGCCCGTTTTCGCGATGGCGGTCCGGCGATTGCCGTGCTGCACAGCGGCCTGTCCGACGGTGAGCGCTACGATGCCTGGCGCGCCATTGCTCGCGGTGAAGTGTCTATCGTCATCGGCGCGCGCTCGGCCCTCTTCGCCCCTCTGGCCGACCTCGGCATCATCGTGGTGGACGAGGAACATGAGGCCAGCTATAAGCAGGGGGAGGGGTTCCGCTACAATGCCCGCGATCTCGCTCTCATGCGGACCCAGATGAGCAAGGCGACCATTGTGCTGGGGAGTGCCACCCCGGCCGTCACCACCTGCCACCGTGCTCTGGACGGTCAGATGGGGTATCTGCGTTTGACGGGACGGGTTTCGGAGCGCTCGCTGCCGGCCGTCGAACTGGTGGACATGCGCGGCGAAGCGCTGACCGGCGCCCTCTCTCCGTCTCTGACGGGTGCCCTCGAAGTCAATCTGGAGAAGGGGGAGCAGTCTCTGCTGCTGCTGAACCGCCGCGGGTTTTCCCCCTACCTGCTCTGCGCCGATTGCGGTGCCACCTTCCGCTGCCCCAACTGTGAAATCACCCTCACCTATCACCAGGGCGCCCGCCAGCTGCGCTGCCACTATTGCGATTATCACCTGACGCCCCCCGATCTCTGTCCCTCTTGTCAGGGTGGTTCCATCCTGCCCGAGGGGACGGGTACCGAGCGGCTGGAAGAGGAGTTGCGCGGCCTCTTTCCCCAGGCCCGCATTGCCCGCATGGACCGGGATACCATGGGCCGCAAGGGGGCCCATGGACAGCTGGTGTCCCGTATGGAGGCGGGCGAAGTCGATATTCTGGTCGGCACCCAG
Protein-coding regions in this window:
- the priA gene encoding primosomal protein N', with translation MAAPLDKTLAYRVPEALVSAARVGLRVRVPLGRRQATGYLLELKEGESEGLKDVAEILDREPLFSQELAAFYLRAAEYYLYPPGEAVRTALPAGLSGRGTDVAVLRERVYFPLEQEGQPAGGRQREVLDYVRRQGRVTLTDIRGLFPAPYAPLARLVELGFVREDEVEKVRDPFFAAPVPADVPVEPSPDQAEALRAIEGALEAGGFAPFLLHGVTGSGKTEVYLRAIARAVALGRTALVLVPEIALTPQLVGRFRARFRDGGPAIAVLHSGLSDGERYDAWRAIARGEVSIVIGARSALFAPLADLGIIVVDEEHEASYKQGEGFRYNARDLALMRTQMSKATIVLGSATPAVTTCHRALDGQMGYLRLTGRVSERSLPAVELVDMRGEALTGALSPSLTGALEVNLEKGEQSLLLLNRRGFSPYLLCADCGATFRCPNCEITLTYHQGARQLRCHYCDYHLTPPDLCPSCQGGSILPEGTGTERLEEELRGLFPQARIARMDRDTMGRKGAHGQLVSRMEAGEVDILVGTQMVAKGLDFPGVTLVGVINADSTLNFPDFRCAERTFSLLTQVAGRAGRGEKAGHVLIQTYSPEHYALTCAASHDYTEFYGQEIGFRQELGYPPFGHLANLVLAGNEADKVQAAADALALALDETAGPVEVLGPAPCPLSRLRGKTRVQILLKSPQRPPLRRLLHRLSYLRKKVGAGVLLSIDVDPLDML